The following are encoded together in the Candidatus Hydrogenedentota bacterium genome:
- a CDS encoding sodium:solute symporter, whose protein sequence is MWHLNTIDYTVISIYFLALIVLGLVLERFASKSLDDYFIGGRRLPWWALGVSGMAYFLDMTGTMIITSFLFLLGPRGLFIEFRGGAVLVLAFMMLWGGKWHRRSKCLTPAEWMVFRFGDGLGGRFAQAVSALAGIVSAVGMLAYLIKGAGLFLTMFFPFSPLTCTLIMVAITTLYTMISGFYGVVFTDLFQAVIIVIGVVIVTAMAVVRIGGVEDFGLIATQVTGNANWMSGLPQWKTSMPSGYEQYEALMMFAFFYLMKNIFLGVTSGADSRYFGAKNDRECGLLTLFWTTLMTVRWPMMMAFAVMGIFLVHDIFPDQSVITETTDLIKSQVVITDKAHWADTLSSITNHPENYEPALLDRIKASVGAEGWQQKLLLMGYEGNVDPERILPAVLLFNIPPGLRGLLLVVLLAAAMSTFNATVNLTTGYITRDIYQKYLRPRAATRELIYISWAGVCLIVVVSFVFAYSIRSINDIWGWIIMGLGGGLLIPGVLRLLWWRFNGGGFAAGSFVGLLAAILQRYYYPNLDERLQFIFLGIIGLVAAVAGTYLTKAEDDEVVMRFYRITRPFGIWGPYRKRLSAEDQAALRIEHRHDIGASPFALLWQITLFILPMQAVIGAWRAFYPTLAVCIVSMIAIYFIWFRHLPKENYFEPGEEAGVLLAGSEKEN, encoded by the coding sequence ATGTGGCATTTAAATACTATAGACTATACGGTTATTTCGATTTACTTTCTTGCTTTGATCGTACTGGGTCTGGTGTTGGAACGCTTTGCCTCCAAAAGTCTGGACGATTACTTTATTGGCGGGCGGCGTTTACCGTGGTGGGCGCTGGGTGTTTCGGGCATGGCCTATTTCCTCGATATGACAGGCACCATGATCATCACCTCCTTCCTCTTCCTTTTGGGACCCCGCGGCCTATTCATTGAATTCCGCGGCGGCGCTGTCCTCGTATTGGCGTTCATGATGCTGTGGGGCGGTAAATGGCATCGACGCTCTAAATGCCTGACCCCGGCAGAATGGATGGTCTTCCGTTTCGGCGATGGACTGGGCGGCCGCTTCGCACAAGCAGTTTCCGCCTTGGCAGGTATCGTCAGCGCTGTGGGCATGCTCGCTTATTTGATCAAAGGGGCCGGCCTTTTTCTAACCATGTTCTTCCCCTTCTCCCCGCTTACCTGCACCCTGATCATGGTCGCCATTACCACGCTCTACACCATGATATCCGGATTTTACGGCGTTGTATTTACAGACCTCTTCCAAGCGGTCATCATCGTTATCGGCGTCGTTATCGTCACTGCCATGGCTGTGGTCCGCATCGGCGGCGTGGAAGATTTCGGGCTCATCGCCACACAAGTAACGGGCAATGCGAACTGGATGTCGGGGCTGCCCCAATGGAAAACGTCCATGCCTTCCGGTTATGAACAATACGAAGCGCTCATGATGTTCGCTTTTTTCTATCTCATGAAAAACATCTTTCTCGGGGTCACCTCCGGCGCCGACTCCCGTTATTTCGGCGCGAAGAATGACCGGGAATGTGGATTGCTCACCCTGTTCTGGACCACCCTCATGACCGTGCGCTGGCCCATGATGATGGCCTTTGCGGTCATGGGCATTTTTCTCGTCCATGACATTTTCCCGGATCAATCCGTGATCACCGAAACAACGGACTTGATCAAGTCTCAGGTTGTCATAACCGATAAAGCGCACTGGGCAGATACGCTCTCATCCATTACCAACCATCCGGAAAACTACGAACCTGCCCTGCTCGACCGTATCAAAGCATCAGTGGGCGCTGAAGGATGGCAGCAAAAGCTGCTGCTCATGGGCTACGAAGGCAATGTGGATCCGGAACGTATCTTGCCCGCTGTATTGCTGTTTAATATTCCGCCCGGGCTGCGCGGTCTTTTATTGGTCGTATTACTAGCAGCCGCCATGTCCACCTTTAACGCCACGGTCAATCTTACGACGGGATACATCACCCGTGACATTTACCAGAAGTACCTTCGGCCCCGCGCCGCCACCCGCGAATTGATCTACATCAGCTGGGCAGGTGTGTGCCTCATCGTAGTCGTCTCTTTTGTCTTCGCCTATTCCATCCGCAGCATCAATGATATTTGGGGCTGGATCATTATGGGCTTAGGCGGCGGACTGCTCATTCCGGGTGTACTGCGCTTGCTGTGGTGGCGTTTTAACGGCGGCGGTTTCGCCGCGGGCTCTTTTGTGGGATTGCTCGCCGCCATACTGCAGCGCTATTATTATCCAAACTTGGATGAACGCTTGCAGTTTATTTTCTTAGGTATTATAGGGCTTGTTGCAGCGGTGGCGGGTACCTATTTGACCAAAGCTGAAGATGATGAAGTTGTCATGCGCTTTTATCGGATCACCCGCCCCTTCGGCATTTGGGGTCCCTATCGCAAACGCCTTTCCGCAGAAGACCAGGCCGCGCTGCGCATCGAACATCGCCACGATATAGGGGCAAGCCCCTTTGCGTTGCTCTGGCAGATTACCCTATTTATTTTGCCTATGCAGGCGGTCATCGGCGCGTGGCGAGCCTTTTACCCCACCTTGGCTGTGTGCATCGTGAGCATGATCGCCATCTATTTTATTTGGTTCCGCCACCTGCCTAAAGAAAATTATTTTGAGCCCGGAGAAGAAGCAGGCGTCCTCCTTGCCGGTTCAGAGAAAGAGAATTGA
- a CDS encoding TRAP transporter large permease subunit gives MMTPKAITLAIFAVTYLLFILMPNRKSLTAIAAIAALLLFRILDPVPAFVGVNWNVMGIFVGMLVVAEAFMESRFPAFIAERIVNHAPNIAFAILFICALTSILSAFVENVATVLIVAPIALSLAQKLKINPVNMIVAIAISSNLQGCATLIGDPPSMLLAGYAKMNFMDFFFYRGKIGIFFAVQLGALTSSIYLYFVFRHHRKKVELVKEETVKSWTPSLLLTLLIVSLILSSFYDKEFSYLAGLICMLFGLVTLLWHKQVNEGSLWHYLKKLDWDTTIFLLGVFILVESLTVTGWIDTIAQSLSAQIGNNIFFGYALLVGISILVSGFVDNVPFLAAMLPVAMQMSDKINLHPALFMFGLLIGTSLGGNLTPIGASANIVGCGILKKEGHPVSFRQFMAVSVPFTIIAVIPAAALIWFIWK, from the coding sequence ATGATGACTCCCAAAGCAATTACACTCGCTATTTTTGCCGTCACCTATCTTTTGTTTATTCTGATGCCCAACCGCAAGAGCTTAACCGCCATTGCAGCCATTGCAGCACTGCTCCTTTTCCGAATTTTAGACCCTGTACCGGCCTTTGTCGGTGTCAATTGGAATGTCATGGGCATTTTTGTGGGCATGCTTGTCGTGGCGGAAGCCTTCATGGAAAGCCGCTTTCCCGCCTTTATCGCTGAACGTATCGTGAACCATGCCCCTAACATCGCCTTTGCCATTCTTTTCATCTGCGCCCTCACAAGTATCCTATCCGCCTTTGTGGAAAATGTGGCGACTGTGCTGATCGTTGCGCCCATCGCCTTGTCCTTAGCGCAAAAGCTGAAGATTAACCCCGTCAATATGATCGTTGCCATTGCCATCTCCAGCAATCTGCAAGGCTGCGCCACGCTCATCGGCGACCCGCCCAGCATGCTTCTTGCCGGTTATGCCAAAATGAATTTCATGGACTTCTTTTTCTATCGGGGAAAAATCGGTATTTTCTTTGCCGTTCAGCTCGGCGCATTGACTTCTTCGATCTATCTTTATTTTGTCTTTCGGCACCACAGAAAAAAAGTCGAATTGGTGAAAGAGGAAACCGTCAAATCGTGGACGCCCAGCCTTTTGCTGACCCTGTTGATCGTTTCGCTCATCCTCTCTTCTTTCTATGATAAAGAGTTCTCCTATTTGGCGGGGCTCATCTGCATGCTCTTTGGCTTAGTCACCCTCCTCTGGCACAAACAAGTCAATGAGGGCTCTCTTTGGCACTATCTCAAAAAACTGGATTGGGATACGACCATCTTTTTGCTCGGTGTTTTTATTCTTGTGGAAAGCCTCACCGTCACGGGATGGATCGACACCATAGCGCAAAGTTTATCCGCACAGATTGGCAACAACATATTTTTCGGCTATGCCCTCCTTGTTGGTATTTCAATTCTCGTCTCCGGATTTGTCGATAACGTGCCCTTCCTTGCTGCCATGCTCCCCGTCGCCATGCAAATGTCAGATAAAATAAACTTGCATCCTGCCCTGTTCATGTTTGGTTTGTTGATAGGAACCAGCCTTGGCGGTAACCTTACGCCTATCGGCGCTTCCGCCAATATTGTTGGCTGCGGCATTCTCAAAAAAGAGGGACATCCTGTTTCCTTCCGTCAATTTATGGCCGTATCCGTTCCATTCACCATCATTGCAGTAATCCCGGCGGCGGCATTAATTTGGTTTATCTGGAAATAG
- a CDS encoding NTP transferase domain-containing protein, producing the protein MAAVNQQRVAVIMAGGSGERFWPLSRAKRPKQLLPLNRPDKSMLEESIDLAAAVVGKEHVYIVTGSGLADAIIEMNIDFPSERLIIEPCKKNTAGALIFAAAWLSKTYNHLRPEEITVAVLSADPRITETVLCNEMMEAALTGAEQHHCLVTCGITPSRPDTGFGYIEPNLNAPLRPDQESPLPLYPVKAFHEKPGADRARAYLESRRYFWNSGMFFWRLSVFLEELRAAAPSLMATFSSLLPLLQDGRTEETARLFESLETISIDHALLERSTHVAMVRGDFSWDDVGTWNGLPTPEACDEQMNYTRGDPIVLDCDHCVIYNAAGAKEMAVGVIGMSHVVVVTTPDGVLVLPRDRAQEVRRIVEELKKRDAPQR; encoded by the coding sequence ATGGCTGCCGTAAATCAACAACGTGTTGCGGTCATCATGGCAGGTGGTTCCGGAGAGCGTTTCTGGCCCCTGTCCAGGGCAAAGAGACCGAAACAATTGCTGCCCCTGAACCGACCCGATAAAAGCATGTTGGAAGAAAGCATTGACCTTGCCGCAGCCGTCGTGGGAAAAGAGCATGTGTACATCGTCACGGGCAGCGGACTTGCCGACGCCATAATCGAAATGAACATTGACTTCCCTTCCGAGCGGCTAATCATTGAGCCTTGCAAGAAAAATACGGCAGGAGCACTTATTTTCGCGGCTGCTTGGCTGTCCAAAACCTATAACCACTTGCGCCCCGAAGAAATCACGGTGGCGGTCTTGAGCGCAGACCCGCGCATCACGGAAACCGTCTTGTGTAACGAGATGATGGAGGCGGCGTTGACGGGCGCAGAGCAACACCACTGCTTGGTCACCTGCGGCATTACTCCCTCCCGACCCGATACCGGCTTTGGCTATATTGAGCCCAACCTTAACGCGCCTTTAAGGCCCGATCAAGAATCGCCGCTCCCCCTTTATCCGGTGAAAGCCTTTCACGAAAAGCCGGGCGCCGACCGTGCCCGCGCCTATCTCGAATCGCGACGGTACTTTTGGAATAGCGGCATGTTTTTTTGGCGGCTGTCCGTCTTTTTGGAAGAACTCCGGGCGGCAGCGCCTTCCTTAATGGCAACCTTTTCCTCGCTGCTCCCGCTACTGCAAGATGGACGGACTGAAGAGACTGCTCGTCTTTTTGAAAGCCTCGAAACAATCAGTATTGACCACGCCCTACTGGAAAGATCAACCCATGTTGCCATGGTGCGCGGCGATTTCTCCTGGGATGATGTGGGCACTTGGAACGGATTGCCCACGCCCGAAGCCTGCGATGAACAGATGAATTACACCCGAGGCGATCCCATCGTGCTGGACTGTGACCATTGTGTCATCTACAACGCCGCGGGCGCAAAAGAAATGGCAGTAGGCGTCATCGGCATGTCCCATGTTGTGGTGGTGACCACTCCCGACGGTGTATTGGTTCTTCCCCGCGACCGCGCCCAAGAGGTACGGCGTATTGTGGAGGAATTAAAAAAGCGGGATGCGCCTCAACGTTAG